A segment of the Candidatus Methylomirabilota bacterium genome:
TCGCCAAGACCGTCGCCGCCGGGCAGTCGATCCCCAACTTCACCCTGGCCATCCTCAACGACATGAACGCCAAGCACGCCAAGGACTTCGCCGGCTGCACCAAGGCGGAGACCCTCGCGCTGCACCAGAAGGGCGCGGCCGCCGCGGCGGCGATCGTCCGCGGCTTCTCGGACGCCGAGCTGGACGCGAGCGGCACCGTGATGGCCGGCATGCCGCCCATGACGACGCAGCAAGTCGTCGAGAGCATCCTGATCAACCACATCAACGACCACATGGGCAGCATCCGGAAGACGGTCGGCGGCTAGCCGGTGCCCCGCGTTCGCGAGATCGAGGACGACGGGGGCGACCCGACCCTCAGGGAGGTCTTCGAGCGGGAGCGGGCGGTCTTCGGCGGGCTGCTCAATACCACCAAGGTCCTGGCTCACTGCCCGCCCGTACTGCGCGCCGCGAAGCAGCTCGGGGCGTCGATCGAGAAGTCCGGTCGGCTGCCTGCGCCGCTGCTGCCCCTGATCTACCTCCGGGTCGCGCTGATCAACGGCTGTCCCTTCTGAATCGACATCAACGCATCCCGGGGGATGCAGGCGGGAGCGGACGAGGCGAAGATCGCCGAGGTGCCGACCTGGCGTGAAAGCGCGCGCTTCTCATCGCTGGAGCGCGCCGCCTTCGAGTACGCGGAGGCGATGACCATTACCGGCCAGCGGGTGACCGACGAGCTCTTCGCCCGCCTGCGGTCGTTGCTCGACGAGAGCCAGATCGTGGAGCTCAGCGCCGCGGTCGCACTCGAGAACTTCCGCAGCAAGCTGAACCCGGCGCTGGGCATCGAGGCCCAGGGCTTCTGCGTGATTCCGAAGCGGGAAAGCGCGCCCGCCGGCCGCGATCCGAGGACCGATTCCGCAACCCAGGGCTAACCGGAGGATCCCCCTTCAGCGAGCGTGAGTCGCACCACAGGGAACCCGTCGCGCGAAGACCCGGGTGGGGCCGGGCGCACCCGCTATCCATCCGTACGCGAAATATCCAGGTCTGTGTAACACGCGGGAGTCGCCAGGGGCCATGAGTCAAACGAAAGCGCTCGATGCGGAGCCGACG
Coding sequences within it:
- a CDS encoding DinB family protein; the encoded protein is MGARAESLAKQYEAKAAEMTATLNRLSDADWKKTTDAEKWSVGVTAHHVAGGHEPIAGIAKTVAAGQSIPNFTLAILNDMNAKHAKDFAGCTKAETLALHQKGAAAAAAIVRGFSDAELDASGTVMAGMPPMTTQQVVESILINHINDHMGSIRKTVGG